The window CAATTGGAAGTTGTAGGTGAGTTCCAAACTCATACATAGGTCCAGTTCCAGCTGAATTTGGCGCTATATAAGCTTCTGTTTGATATGCTTCTTTTGCCGTATGTAACACGTGTTGTACAAATGGATGGGAAAAGTCTGAACGATAAGCTTTTTGACCAGTTAACAACGTAACATGTACATCTTCAAAACCGTGTTTTACTAAATGGTTTTGGACAGCATGAAATACTTTATTAGGGTCTTGACCAGGTACTAATCGGCAATCTAGCTTTACTTTTGCACTTTTCGGTAAAACAGTTTTCGTTCCTTCCCCAGTATAACCACTTTCGATACCACAAATTGTCATGGTTGGTTCAAATACCATTGCTTCTCTCGGATCGATTCCTTTTTGCTTTGTAATTAAAGGACGTTTTAACCCATATAATTTTTCCACGGCTTCTTCATCAAAAGGTAATGTTGCTACCGCTTCTAGTTCACTATCTTTCGGTTGTTCGATGCCATCGTAAAATCCTTCTACTAAAATATGATGATGCTTATCTTTCATTGTTGCTAATGCTTGAACTAATCGCCATGCGGCATTATCTACATAAGCGCCAACGGCCGAATGCATGTCAATATCAGCACCAACACAACTTAGTTCCAAATACGCCATTCCTTTAATACCGGCTACCATACTAACAAGATCTTTCTCATCTTTTGATCCAAATTCCCATATACATGCATCCGCCTTGAAAAGCTCTTTATATTTTTGAATATAAGGTGCTAAATTCGGACTGCCAATTTCTTCTTCTCCTTCTACCATAAACTTAATATTACAAGGAAGTCCGCCAGCTACTTCTTTTAAAACTTTGATTGCTGTTAAACGAGCAATGAAATCTCCTTTGTTGTCGGATACACCTCGGGCGAATAGTTTTCCATCTTTTACAGTTGGCTCAAAAGGATCTGTTTTCCACTCGTTAAAAGGCTCAGGTGGCTGAACATCATAATGGTTATAAAAAAGTAACGTTTTAGCTATATCTGGATCTTTTGTTGCAGCGAAGTAACCATAAACAACAGGATTACCACCTAAATCATCTAATACTTCTGCTTTTCCACCAGCGTTTTCAATCAAGTTAACAACAAACGCCACTGTTTCAGGAATGGCTTTGTTTTGGGCGGATATAGTAGGTAATCGTAAATAGTCTTTTAAACTTTCTAATGAATGATTGACTGCTTCTTTTGTATATACTCTTATTTCTTCTAATAAGACGTGACTCAAATTAAAATCCCCTCCCTAATCATAACGTACATTAATTACTTCGAGATTCGAAATGAATATTCCTTTAAAAAATTTGAATTTTTAGAAAAATAAGTGTTACTTTGATTGAGTACAATCGAACATATCGTACAGATATTTTATGGAGAAGTTTATAAAAATACATACACTTAATGAACTAAGCGGTATTATAAAATAAAGAAAAATTATGAAGGAGCAATTATATGAAAGACAATATTATATTTAGAGATGCAAGTATGGAAGATTTACCAATGATAGTGGAGATTTATAATGCCACTATTCCAAGCAGAATGGTAACTGCTGATACGGAAGCTGTATCTATAAGCGATAGGGTAGAGTGGTTTAACGAACATAATCCTGATAAAAGACCTTTGTGGGTTGTAGAGTATTTGGGTAAAGTTTGCGGGTGGGTAAGTTTTCAATCTTTCTATGGAAGACCTGCCTATAATGGAACTGCCGAAGTATCTATTTATTTACATAAAGAATTTAGAGGTAAAGGACTTGGAAAAATAACATTAAACAAAGTGATAGAGGAATGTCCTAATTTTGAAATTGATACTTTGCTTGGCTTTGTTTTTGCACATAATGAGCCCAGTATTAAACTTTTTTCAAGCATTGGTTTTGAAAAATGGGCTCATCTACCAGAAGTCGCTAAATTGGATGGAATGAAGAGAGATTTGGTTATTCTCGGGAAAAAGATTTCTTGAACATAAGCAATTTATTTAGCTGCCAGACCCCAGTTCAGTAAACCTTTACTGCGATTGGGGTCTGGCACCTTTTAAGGAATAGATTAAACATTATTTGAAATAGAAAATGTATTCCCGTCCCGAACGGCACCATACCCCCAACGTGTTAAAGTTTTTAACGTAATGGGATTATGGCCCTATAACCAGTCTATTTGTCTGAAATTTCGGATGGCGAAGAATGGTTGTTTATAACCATTTACAGATTATTCAAAAAACTTTACTCTTAAAGAGAGCTTGTTTAAGCCATAAAATAAAGAGATTAAAGGAGGATTTTATGAAAAAAATTTACAAAAAAATGTTAGCGTTATCATTAACAGGTGTGATGGCATTTGGCGCATTAACGTCAGTTGGTTTACCTGCTGGGGCGGTTGGAAATGGGCCGAATTATAATGGAAATGAATCTATTCAAACATCGATTTTGACTACTTATGAAGAACTAGTAGACTACTTACATAAACAGGCAGAAAAACAAGATGCGTTAGAATTAGAAGTAATTGGTCAAACGGTAAAAGGCCGTGACATTTACATGGCGAAATATATTACAAATGAAGAAAACCCAACTATTCTCTTCTTAACACAACAACACGGCAATGAACAGTTAACAACCGAAGGGGCATTAGAATTTATTAAACATTTAGGTACTGGAAAAACAAAATCAGTACTTGATGGAGTAAATATTCTCGTCATTCCAATGTTAAATGCTGATGGTGCAATGGGGGATGTGAATTTTTCTACGGATCGATATATCGCAGCTGGTGATCGTCATTTAACGCGGGCGAATGCGAATAATTATGATTTGAACCGTGAACACGACAAGCAGGTAGAACTCATGCAACCAGAAGCGAGAGTATTACATGAGAATGTACTAGCAAAATATAACATTGATTATTTAATTGATTTACATCATCAAGGAACACAAAGTGAACGTGATGGCAAATATGTATCAGGTTCCATTTTATACCCGACAAATCCTAATGTGAACCCGGAAATAGTAGAACAATCAAAGAAACTTGGTGCAGTTGTCTTCCATGAGATTGAATCTAAAGGGTGGGGGCATCTTGGAAAATATAACGGAGGTTCTGGTGCTAACATTGGCCGTAACGGAATTGCGTTAAGATATGATATTGCTACATTGTTGTTCGAAATGCGAGGTATGTCCGACCATACGAACCCTTCTGCCGTCCTTGGTCAAAAAAGTAACGGTTATTTAATTCGACAAACGGTAAACACACTTGATGCAACTGTTAAAGCAATTGCAAATGGTTCCATTCAAACAGTAGATACAAGCTTCTGGGATACACTTCCATTTCAAACAACTCGTCAAGGGGAAGAATCCGACGAATAAGTAATACTAACCATATCTATCATAAAAGAGAAAAAATAACCCACCCTTGAGCCGGCAAGCATAATAGGGTGGGTTTTTTTACTACCAATGCTGACTCCCTTGAAGGGAACCTGCTATTGTATGGACCGCTTGGTGTTAGAGCACTATCGGTCTTTTTTAGTATATGCATATTTATAGTATTATTATAACCGAAAATACAAGACTTGAAAACAGAGTTAATCGAAAGCACCTTATTTATTGACGGTTAAAAAACTGTGTTCAAGTATGACTATTAACATACATTCTTAGGCGCTTAATTATTCGTAAATCGTATGGAAGTTCAAACTAATAAATAACAAAAGATTTACTGCTTTCACAATGTATTAACGCTTTTTTGATATTTAACTACAGAAGCTAAATGCTAAAAAAAGATAATTACATAGATTAGAGTGGAACACACGTTCTTGTGGATGGTATAATATCTATACAATAGCATGGTAAACTCAAGGGTGGTCAGCATTACCCCAGTAGAAAGGGGGTGATGCCGATAGGATGACAACTTTTCAAGCATTAGTGCTTATGATTGCATTTGCTAGCTTAGTTGTATCAATCGTTAAAGACAAAAAATAACCCACCCTTGAGCCTAGCAGCAACCTAGGGTGGATTATATACCCACAATGCTGACTCCCTTGATGGGAACCTGCTATTGTATAGACCGTTAGTGTTACTAGCACTATCGGTCTTTTTTAGTATATGCTTGTTTATATAGTTATTATAACCTCTTTTACGGCAAGATAAAACTATAAAGTTTTGTACTGACTTGTTTAGTTATTTTAGTAGAAAGTGCCCTTTATGCATTGATGGCCATGGCATCTGGCCCCATAGGTAAAATTAAGTAAACATCATCACTATCCCAACAATTCCAAGAATAATTCCACCAAAAACATTTATTAAAATAGCGGCTTCACTAGGTTCTGAGTCTTTGAGCTTCCACCCAATTTCTAAGTACCAGGCAGACCTAGGCGCAAAGGTTAAAAATGCTCCGACTGCGATGGCAAGTAGCCCAGTAAAAAAGTTCCCCGAACTAGATTTACTTTTCTCTTCACGTGGTACACCATATGTAAGCTCGTATTCCGAAATGGCTTTATCCATTCTCTCCATCATGATTCGATCTTCTTCCATCGTAAAATCATTTTCTCCTATAAACTTACCAGAGCAAGTCGACATGTTCGTCCCAACAGTATTGCAATTATAACTATATTTCGTTCCGTCTGGAGCCAAAACGGTATAACCATAGCCTATGCTAGAGACACTAGCTGTTACTGTAAATTCTTGCCCATCAATGACGACAACACGACTATCACTCTCAGCAACTGCGGTAATTGGTATGAAAAGAAAAATAAAAAGAAGAACGATAAGTTGTTTATAAATTATCATAATATTCACATCCCTTTATATAATTTACGCATATATCATCGAAAAGTTTCAATAATTTAGAATACAAAAACCCCCCATTATGGTAAAACTTTAACGTAGTGGGGCCGAGCACCTTATTGTTGTGAAAGTGGAAAGATAAACATGACAAAGAGGAATATCAGAAGAAATTTTCTTTTATATCTTGTTCAATACGGAACGCTTGTTCGTTCTTTTGTTATAATATTTTAACAATAGTATGGGAAATTCAAGGGTGGTCAGCATTACCCCAGTTGGAAGGGGGTGATGCCGATATGATGTCAACTTTCCAAGCATTAGTGCTAATGATTGCATTTGCTAGTTTAGTTGTATCTATCATAAAAGACAAAAAATAACCCACCCTTGAGCCTGGATGCGATAGGGTGGGTTACGCCTAATAATTGCTGATTCCCTTGAAGGGAACCTGCTATTGTATGGACCGTATGGTGTTAGCGCACCAGCGGTCTTTTTTAGTATATGCCTTTTTATAGTTTTATTATAACCGAAAGAGCCTACTATATGAAAACTATTAGAAGCTCTGATATAGTATCATCTTCTATCAACTTTTAAACCTTCTAACAATCTCTAATATTCCTTCCCCAAACTCTTCGGCTTTCTTCACACCGATACCTTCGACTTTAAATAGTTCATCCTTATTAGTTGGTAACAATTCTAGGATGCAATCTAATGTTTTATTCGTATATATATAGAAAGGTTTTACGTTTAATTTTTTCGCTGTAACCGTGCGGTACTGAGTTAGATCCGATCGTAAATGGTCCATATCAATAGTTTTCGTATTGGAATCTAAAGCGGTATTATTTTTAATAATATTTATGATATCCACACCAAATTCTTCCGTTTTCTTATGTCCCATTCCCGTTACTTCTAATAATTGATTAATAGTAGTAGGTTTCAACGAAACAAGTTCACTTAAAGTATGGTTATTGAAAATATAGTATGGCTTGCAGTTTAATTGTTTTGCTTTTTTCGAACGGTACGCCATTAGTAAATGAGATAAGTCTTCTTTTACGTTTAACTCACTCTCAACTATTGTACTTTCTGTTGAAACATTATCATCCTTTATTGAAGCGACAGATAATAGATAATCTTCTCTATTAAAAGGTATATCTAATGCGTGTGCTTTTACTGCATCAGCGATGGAATAAAGGTATTTATCTAACATAAAGGTAGGAGATTTCTTGTCTAGTTCTGATTTAAGAAATGTCTTAATTTGGTCATGTCGAATAATAGTATCTTTGATGTGCTGAGGTGCATTTTTAGACATATTTATAATAGTTTTATGATTAGCAAATGTGACCGCATATCGTATAGGACATTTGTCTATGACTTCTTTTGATTTCAAAAGCTTTTCTAAAATAGCCACATGTCTTTCTACTTGATTAATAGGGCTATACATTCCTTCTTTGTTAACAATTCTATTATTCTTTGTAATCACACGAAGAAACTCACCTTTATCTGTCACTTCAATATTTCCAAACAATTTCTTCACTTCAAGAACCAATATAAACTTATGTGTAATGATAACAAAGTCCATTTGCGCCTTGTAATTATCATACTCTATAGTGACATCATGAAGTATTACCATTGGCAGCATGGAGTTTTTCAACTCGAATAACACGCTAGATTCACCAGTTTGACCAATTGAAAACGTCTTTAAATGATGGGTGACCTTCTTAACGTCAACAGCAGGATCATTACTATTCAATAAGTGATTTAATCCATCTAAAAAAGGAGACTTGTCATTAAACTCTTTATAAATGACAGGCTCTTTAATATCTCTATTTTCAGTTACGATGTTAAGGATATTTTTAAGAAATGACATAATGTTCCTCCCACAACTTAATTTGTTACTAATTATAGCAATAAACTGGGAATAGATGTGTCTGAATTTGTCGAATAGTAAGGGGTGATGGATATTAATTCAAGTAGAGCTCTCTGTGGGAAACTACACATTAAGAAACAAAAAAACGGAGACTTACAATAAATTAAAAAAGTATTTTACCGTCTAAGAGACAAAACCGGGGACGGGGTAACATTACCCTTTCCCCGGTTTATCCCTTTTACTTGAACAGATGTAATAACCCCCTAGTGTTCTAGTTATTGATAGGCCCTTACTAGAGTAACTAAACTTACTCCAAGTCGTTAGGTGTTGAGTGTTATATACATATAGATGTAAACTACTAATAAATAATAAAACACATTATAACACTGGAGGAAAATGATATGAAATATTTTGTAGTTGATGCTTTTGCAGAAAAGGTTTTTGAAGGAAATCCAGCAGGAGTATGTATCATGAATGATTGGATTTCAGATGAACTCATGCAGAAAATAGCCATTGAAAATAACCTATCGGAAACAGCTTTTGCAGTAAAAGAAGAAGGCCATTACCGACTTAGATGGTTTACACCTGGAGGAGAGATTAACCTTTGTGGGCATGCCACGCTAGCAACGGCATTTATCATTTTAAATTACTATGAAAAGCAATTGGATACCGTTAAGTTTCATACAATTAGTGGAGAGTTAACTGTAAACAAACAAGATGATTTATATGAACTTGATTTCCCTTCTGTTCCTTCAGAAGAAATTTCTGTTACTGATCAAATGATTAGCGCTTTAGGAATCGTGCCAAAAGAAACGTATTTAAATAGAGACCTTGTTTTTGTACTAGAGTCCGAGGAAGATGTAAGAAACATAAGTCCTGACTTTGCCCAATTAGAAAAATTACCAGAAGGATTGGGTGTTTGCGTTACAGCTCAAGGCAGTGAATTCGATTTTGTTTCCAGAGGCTTTTTCCCTAAGTTAAAGATAAACGAAGATCCAGTAACAGGTTCCTTGCATTGCAGCCTAATTCCTTTTTGGGCAAAAAGATTAGAAAAACGGGAACTAGTTGCAAGACAAATTTCAAGCAGAGGCGGAACCCTTTATTGTAAATATGAAGAAGCACGAGTAAAGATGGCAGGAAAAGCAGTCCTATATTCAGTTGCAGAAATTACGATCGAGTAAAATGAGGTATTTAAAATGCAAAATCGGGGACGGGGTTACACTTCTCATTCAAAAAATGAGAAATGTAACCCCGTCCCCAAGTTATCCTCTTTGCCATTGCAGGATTTATTGCAAGTACAGCTCTTGTTCTCCCTGGATTAAGCGGTGCTTTAATACTGACTATATTAGGTATATATGAAATAGCCACAGCATCTTTAATGTCGTTTGATTTGCCGATAATTTTAGCGATTGGTTCAGGTATAGTTTTAGGAGTTTTACTAACTAGTAAACTTATTAGATACTTATTAGAAAATTACACGGCAGAAACTTATGCAGCAATAATTGGGTTAGTTAGTGGTTCAATCTATGCGATTCAGTACAATTTATATAGTGTACTTGGCACTTCGACAATCGTAGTGTCATTGATAACATTTTTTGTGGGCATCGCTTTTATAATTACTTTAAAGCAAATTCAGAACAAAAAATTTGAGTAGAATTACTAAATTTATTTAGGTTATATATTGGGATTATGAAATTCTACACTTAAACAAACGGATGCGTATCTTCAAGAAGGAGTTCGCATCTTTTTTCTTGAAGTAAAGAGCAGTAGAGTTAAAGAGAAGTGAAATTGTATTAGGGGGAATGATTTATGAACAAACAAGCAGTAACATATGTTTCTTTAGGGATTATCATTATACTTATTAGTACCCCTTTAGGGTACAATTTGGTTAACATCGTGTATCGAAACAAGAATTTAACTAGTGAATATGTACCAATTCTTAATGGATTTATACATTCATTGATGTTAATCGGTATCTTAGTATTTAGCATTGGAATAGTTACTTTCATAAAAGATAGAAATTAATTATTGCATTAACGGGGGTTTATCTTTAAGAAGGATAAGTCCCTTTTTTTGGAAGTAATTAAACAAATGGAGCAGTTTTGTTTAATAAAGGGGGATATAAAATGGAACTAAAAATTTGGCATTATGTTCTGGCTTTACTTATAATATCGTTTGGATTCTTCTTTATTGTTGCTACGTTATTGGAGGGGAAAAATGAGGCATATAGAGACTTTTTACTTACTATTGCAGTAGTTCATTTTGTCATGACAAAACTAATAACAATAAATAAAAATAAGGGGAAATATGAAAAATAAATAATTGGATAAACGGGTGCGTTAGTAAATAATTGTTTTCACTCAAATCAGTTACTAACCGAGGAACAGTAAAATCTTTCGGGAGGGCAAATGAAAAATATTATTTCAAAATTCTGGATACCTTGGGTTTTTGGTTCGCTAGTTGGTGTATTCTTGCTGAATTTTATCCTAAAAGGAGTGTTAGGTTGGGAACATATTATATCTATGTAGATAACTGGTCTTATAGCTGTACTTATTGCATCAAGGATAAAGTCTGTTGTAAAGAAATATGAAGACTAAAACCTTCAAGTAGTATTTCAACTCTTACATAAGTAACGGGTGCGTTAGCGAAACAGTGCTATTGCTTCTGCAACTATTGAAGCAGGTTTCTCCAGTAAGGAGTATAAGGGGATTGAAATAATTTATTATAACTTTGGAGGAGATAAAATGAAAAGGTATATTCATCTGACAGGAATTGTCTTGGTGCTAATTGTTATTTCTGCATGTTCTGATGATGAGAACGACAAGGAATCATTAATTTTGAAATACCAAACTCAGATTAATGAGAAAAATATTGAGATTAGTAACTTAGAAGAAGAACTGAGACTTATTAATGATGAATTGGAGCAAGAAAAGAAGAACCAAGAGAAATTGCAAATATTTGATCATAAAGCAAGGAACATTATGAAACATATAGCTAATAACGAATTCGATAAATTAAGAAGTGAGTTTGATGTTAATTTTGAAGTCATCGATGGTAAGGTTAATTTCGGTGAACTTAGTGACTTTTATTTTCCAATAGAAATTGCTGGATTACCTATGTATTTCAATTTTTATAATCCACAGCCTGATTCTACTGAGGTGGGTTATTTTCTATATGGTTATGACCAAAATGGTAGTGAACGAAAGTATGATATTCATTTTCGTTTTGGTAAGAATAATGAATTTCTGTATGTGGGTACAGAATAGGAGTATGGATAATTTATTCAACTAAAGGGTGGATGCTTCAATAACAGATGGTCGTTTTTCTAATTCGAGTAAATAAAGCAGAATAATTAGGGGGAATTTTATGAGTAAAAGAGTATTATTCATTGTTATATCTGTAATAGTAGTAGCTGTTGTAAGTAGTTTATTTATTATCCAAGGAAGAGAGATTACATATCGAGAGGCTTTAGAGGAATTTTTTCCGAATGGCAAAATAGACGAAATATATATTTTACATCTTAATCCCGATGAACACTTACATGTTAAGATTACGGACGAAAATGAAATCTCTAGATTAGTAGATGAACTTTCTAATGTTAAATTAAAAAAGATTTCTAATGGAAGATTAGGACTGCTTAACTATTATGTTACATTAACTTCCAATTCGGAGTCATTACAAATGGTAGTCACTGATGTCGGATATATACAAATAAGAGATAAAGATTATAAAATAATAGGCGATAATTTATTAGAGAAAGTAATTAGTAATCTAGAAATGGAACCACTATTTTAAATTTTTTTCTTTTTTTAAATGGCACTGTTAAAGGTTAGTAATTGTATAAATTCCCACTCGAAAAACCCCCAACTTTGGTTGTCAATTTCCTATTAAACAAACGGGTGCAAATCTTCAAGAAGGAGATTAGCTTCTTTCTGTTGAAGTTAAGGAACAGAAGAGTATAAGAAAACTAAATGGGTGCTTTACTTAAAATAACAGGAACAGTTATTAATGCGGCTGCTCCTGTTTATTTAATTGTAATTTCGGAGGAAATACATTGAAGCAAAACGAAGCAGGACAATTTTCAGAACCGTTTATCCAATCACTCCTAATAACTTGGATAAACAATTGATTCAGGCTATTGGAACAGTCCCCCAGTTTGGTAAAGCTATACTCTACTGGGGGGCAGTCACCGCTTTCGGGGAATGGATACATGTAATCAAAGTATTACTCTGCCATTATGATGGTTTAGGACAGCGGTGAACCTATTCCAATGAAGCCTATAATGATAAGGGGAGTTTATCAGATGTCTAATCCGTTTGATTGTATTACTGAATTTATTTTTGTGGAAAACTCAGTTTCTCCAGCAGATGTAATATTGGTTCCTGGTGCAAATCATCCTCCATTAATGGAGAAGGCTGCAGACTTGTATAAGCAAGGAATGGCTCCTTATATACTTCCTTCTGGCGGATATAAACAGCATGTCGGAACCACTGAGTGGGAGTATTTACGAAAAATTGGTATGGAAAATGGAATACCTGAAGAAGCAATTTTAAAAGAAGATAAGGCACAACATACATTAGAAAATGCTCGTTTATCGTTAGAAGTTCTTCATAGGAAGAGTATAGTTCCGAGAAAAGCGATTGTGGTTTGTAAAGCAGGGCATGCTCGCCGTTCACTATTATGCTATCAGGCTGAATTTCCAATAGATTGTGAGTTCTTCGTTTCACCTTGTGTTGATAGATATGGAATAACAAAGGAAAACTGGTTTCTATCAGAAGTAGGCATTAAACGTGTAATGGATGAAGTTAAGAAAATTGGTACATATTTCGGTGAAATAATTCCTAGTTGGACTAAATAATTACTTGGTTATTGCCGCAAACGGGCGCAATCCTTAAATAAAGAGAAACCTTAATTTGGCCAAATGCGTAATAAAAAGGTACTTCTAAATCAGTGCCTTCGATTTAATTTGATTATGATGGAGTGTTGAAAATGGAATTTAAAGTTTATGATAATGCTCATGATTTTGAGAAGAAGATAGAGTCTTTTTTATTGGAAAAGGAAGATGTATTCAGTCTTTTTTACGGTGTACTGCAAGCGATTAAAGCTGGTAATTATGAGAATCCATTTATGGCGACAATCGAGGAAGATGGAAGTGTGTTAGCCTTTCTCCAAATGACACCCCCGCATCCGTTAAATCTTATTTTTGTCGATGAAAACCGTTTAGAAGAAATAATAGATTTCTTCATAAGAAATATAGTCGAACTTGAAATTGACTTTCGTTCAATTATCAGTCTGAAAGAGTGGGCATACAAAGTCGCGAAGAAGTGGGAAGTTAAAACCGGTAAGGCTCATCAACTCCTTATGGACCAGGGTTTGTACCGTTTAAATACGGTGAATGAAACGCTTGTACATAGTCCCGGTTCATGGCGTTATGCGGAAGAATGTGATTCTGCACTTATCGAGAAGTGGTACAACTCATTTGAAAAGGATGCCAGACTGCCGATCTCGCCAATTGAACAAGTGAAAAAACGTGTTGCAATGTTTCTAAAGGAACAAGAGGTCTTTGTTTGGGAGGATAAAGGAAAGATCGTATCTATGATGAAGAAGTCACGTCCTACAAAGAACGGTGTAACCGTTAGTTTAGTGTTTACGCCAAAAGAAGAACGCAAAAAAGGATTTGCTCGGACGCTTGTTACAGCGGTATCAAGAGAACTACTTAAAGACTTCAACTTTTGCGTTTTGTACACAGATATGATGAATCCGACATCAAATAAGATCTATAAGGAAATTGGCTATGAAAGGATTGCAGACTCTGTTCATCTCGGTTTTGATAAAGGCGAATAATTCAGTTTCAATAACTAATAAATATCAAATCGGATCTTCCATTATCGGACGCGTTTATTTCATGACGCGTCTTTTTGTTATTTAGGACGTTAATCTTGATTCAGCGAAGAAGAACACCAGAACTACTTGCTTCACAGTACAAATATACCGTTCAATAGAAAAAGCATTTTCCACAATCGGGGACTAAATGTATAAATATAAAAATGACAAAAAAAGTATTTTACCGTCTATAGACTGTTCCACCACCGTATAAACGTATAGATAATTATGGTAAAGAGGTTGTCACTAAATGGAATATTTAGTCGATTATTCCAAAACTTCCTTGCCATTACAACCTTTTTTCTTTTATATTCTGAAATCTAAAATATTAAAGGGGATAACCTATGGACATTATCACGGAATACAAGATCAATCCACAAACGATTGCAATGCTACCAAACTTTCATCCAATCTACCAGACGAAAATCATCGAGGAAGAAAGTATTTATGTTACAGAGGAAAGAATAGACTCCATTCTAAACAGAAACTGTTTAGAATACGGTGCATCTATTACAGGTAGAAGAGAAGCAATTATTCACAAAACTAACTACGTACAAAAAACACCAATCTTAATCTCTGAAACACTTAAATTAATCATTTTCCCAACACACTCCCCAGAAAACATGAACTGTGCATGGTTCATGTATCATCAAATAAAGCGGGTAACACCAATAGATAAAAATCGCTGTGAAATCGTCATGCATAACACGACAAAACTTGAGGCTCAAGTTTCCTACCAAGCACTGCTACAACAAATCCATAAATCAGCTGTGATTTTCTCGCTATTTTGTACCGAACAGACAATCAACTTTTCCTTCGAGGTGAAGGGAAGAAATAAGATGCCTACTAGATAATTAAAAATATTTTCATCAAATACACGCAAATACCGTCTACTGACTGTGTAACCCCCTTTTTCCTACCATGATAATTGTGGAAACAGGGGTAATGGTACAATGAGAAAGACTACCATTTTAGGTGAAACGATTGGTGAATCCATTCGAGAAATACGAAAAGCACAAAAAAGAACCATCGAAGAATTGGCTGATGCAGCGGGTATAAATGATA is drawn from Bacillus alkalisoli and contains these coding sequences:
- a CDS encoding competence protein ComK, which gives rise to MDIITEYKINPQTIAMLPNFHPIYQTKIIEEESIYVTEERIDSILNRNCLEYGASITGRREAIIHKTNYVQKTPILISETLKLIIFPTHSPENMNCAWFMYHQIKRVTPIDKNRCEIVMHNTTKLEAQVSYQALLQQIHKSAVIFSLFCTEQTINFSFEVKGRNKMPTR
- a CDS encoding glycosyl transferase, whose product is MNKQAVTYVSLGIIIILISTPLGYNLVNIVYRNKNLTSEYVPILNGFIHSLMLIGILVFSIGIVTFIKDRN
- a CDS encoding YdcF family protein, which encodes MSNPFDCITEFIFVENSVSPADVILVPGANHPPLMEKAADLYKQGMAPYILPSGGYKQHVGTTEWEYLRKIGMENGIPEEAILKEDKAQHTLENARLSLEVLHRKSIVPRKAIVVCKAGHARRSLLCYQAEFPIDCEFFVSPCVDRYGITKENWFLSEVGIKRVMDEVKKIGTYFGEIIPSWTK
- a CDS encoding GNAT family N-acetyltransferase; its protein translation is MEFKVYDNAHDFEKKIESFLLEKEDVFSLFYGVLQAIKAGNYENPFMATIEEDGSVLAFLQMTPPHPLNLIFVDENRLEEIIDFFIRNIVELEIDFRSIISLKEWAYKVAKKWEVKTGKAHQLLMDQGLYRLNTVNETLVHSPGSWRYAEECDSALIEKWYNSFEKDARLPISPIEQVKKRVAMFLKEQEVFVWEDKGKIVSMMKKSRPTKNGVTVSLVFTPKEERKKGFARTLVTAVSRELLKDFNFCVLYTDMMNPTSNKIYKEIGYERIADSVHLGFDKGE